A single genomic interval of Zingiber officinale cultivar Zhangliang chromosome 4A, Zo_v1.1, whole genome shotgun sequence harbors:
- the LOC121969889 gene encoding uncharacterized protein LOC121969889 isoform X1 has translation MSRPRPKSSPPSTSPPNRRSFSRCLGFGQATSTPAISWRTLRPGAETSDSVTSGANAAQGFTEATRKGKGKGKVRKILVIRKARGQSRRGGGMDAWYCSLSESAVPTGSTSRDFRFYVIRFVSEHTPKGQHAQAILTRTRLLRPSSEEDSCDMEGSRTE, from the exons ATGTCCCGACCCCGACCCAAATCGTCGCCTCCTTCAACATCTCCGCCAAATCGACGGAGCTTCTCACGGTGCTTGGGCTTCGGTCAGGCGACATCTACACCGGCGATCTCGTGGAGGACGCTGCGACCGGGTGCAGAGACCTCTGACTCCGTCACCAGCGGAGCTAACGCCGCGCAAGGGTTTACAGAGGCGACGAGGAAAGGAAAGGGCAAGGGCAAG GTGAGGAAGATTCTTGTGATACGGAAGGCCCGCGGAcagagtagacgaggaggcgggatggacgcatggtACTGTTCGTTGTCCGAGAGTGCAGTGCCTACTGGATCTACCTCGAGAGATTTTCGTTTCTATGTCATTCGG TTTGTATCAGAGCACACTCCTAAGGGACAACATGCGCAAGCCATCTTGACAAGAACTCGACTACTTCGGCCTTCAA
- the LOC121969889 gene encoding uncharacterized protein LOC121969889 isoform X2, whose translation MSRPRPKSSPPSTSPPNRRSFSRCLGFGQATSTPAISWRTLRPGAETSDSVTSGANAAQGFTEATRKGKGKGKVRKILVIRKARGQSRRGGGMDAWYCSLSESAVPTGSTSRDFRFYVIRFVSEHTPKGQHAQAILTRTRLLRPSNKGKRKLE comes from the exons ATGTCCCGACCCCGACCCAAATCGTCGCCTCCTTCAACATCTCCGCCAAATCGACGGAGCTTCTCACGGTGCTTGGGCTTCGGTCAGGCGACATCTACACCGGCGATCTCGTGGAGGACGCTGCGACCGGGTGCAGAGACCTCTGACTCCGTCACCAGCGGAGCTAACGCCGCGCAAGGGTTTACAGAGGCGACGAGGAAAGGAAAGGGCAAGGGCAAG GTGAGGAAGATTCTTGTGATACGGAAGGCCCGCGGAcagagtagacgaggaggcgggatggacgcatggtACTGTTCGTTGTCCGAGAGTGCAGTGCCTACTGGATCTACCTCGAGAGATTTTCGTTTCTATGTCATTCGG TTTGTATCAGAGCACACTCCTAAGGGACAACATGCGCAAGCCATCTTGACAAGAACTCGACTACTTCGGCCTTCAA
- the LOC121969889 gene encoding uncharacterized protein LOC121969889 isoform X4: MSRPRPKSSPPSTSPPNRRSFSRCLGFGQATSTPAISWRTLRPGAETSDSVTSGANAAQGFTEATRKGKGKGKVRKILVIRKARGQSRRGGGMDAWYCSLSESAVPTGSTSRDFRFYVIRFVSEHTPKGQHAQAILTRTRLLRPSSL; the protein is encoded by the exons ATGTCCCGACCCCGACCCAAATCGTCGCCTCCTTCAACATCTCCGCCAAATCGACGGAGCTTCTCACGGTGCTTGGGCTTCGGTCAGGCGACATCTACACCGGCGATCTCGTGGAGGACGCTGCGACCGGGTGCAGAGACCTCTGACTCCGTCACCAGCGGAGCTAACGCCGCGCAAGGGTTTACAGAGGCGACGAGGAAAGGAAAGGGCAAGGGCAAG GTGAGGAAGATTCTTGTGATACGGAAGGCCCGCGGAcagagtagacgaggaggcgggatggacgcatggtACTGTTCGTTGTCCGAGAGTGCAGTGCCTACTGGATCTACCTCGAGAGATTTTCGTTTCTATGTCATTCGG TTTGTATCAGAGCACACTCCTAAGGGACAACATGCGCAAGCCATCTTGACAAGAACTCGACTACTTCGGCCTTCAAGTTT